One stretch of Streptomyces sp. R21 DNA includes these proteins:
- a CDS encoding response regulator transcription factor produces MAADAAEAVELRGALVRLRRATGLPVAFGGLVEPGRQHVRISELNGTATAALSALAVSSGNGLGGKAVALARPCAVTDYSASRQISHEYDIAVATEGLCSVVAVPVVVRRRVRGVLYGALRTAQPLGDRTLGAAVAAARDVEQALVVRDEAQGLLAVAQRPGSAAEPAAWEEVREAHGALRALAPRIVDPALRAELLEACGLLAGAAAPAHGLGRRTGAGAAARTVALAPREVDVLACVATGVTNAGVAERLGLRPETVKGYLRSAMRKLGAHTRLEAVVAARRAGLLP; encoded by the coding sequence ATGGCAGCAGACGCAGCCGAGGCGGTGGAATTGCGGGGCGCGCTGGTACGGCTGCGGCGTGCCACGGGGCTGCCGGTCGCCTTCGGCGGACTGGTCGAGCCCGGACGGCAGCACGTTCGCATCAGCGAACTCAACGGCACGGCGACGGCGGCACTCAGCGCGCTCGCAGTGTCGTCGGGCAATGGCCTGGGCGGCAAAGCGGTGGCTCTCGCCCGGCCGTGCGCGGTGACGGACTACTCCGCCTCGCGGCAGATCAGCCATGAGTACGACATTGCGGTCGCGACGGAGGGCCTGTGCTCGGTGGTCGCGGTCCCCGTCGTCGTACGCCGTCGGGTGCGTGGCGTGCTGTACGGCGCCCTGCGCACCGCGCAGCCGCTCGGTGACCGCACGCTCGGGGCGGCCGTGGCGGCGGCGCGGGACGTGGAGCAGGCGCTGGTCGTGCGGGACGAGGCGCAGGGACTGCTGGCCGTGGCGCAGCGGCCCGGGTCGGCGGCGGAGCCGGCGGCCTGGGAGGAGGTGCGCGAGGCGCACGGGGCGCTGCGGGCGCTGGCGCCGCGGATCGTGGACCCGGCGCTGCGGGCCGAACTCCTGGAGGCCTGCGGGCTGCTGGCCGGTGCGGCCGCACCCGCACATGGGCTCGGCCGCCGGACCGGGGCCGGGGCCGCCGCACGGACCGTCGCGCTGGCGCCGCGCGAGGTGGACGTCCTCGCCTGTGTCGCGACCGGGGTGACCAACGCGGGCGTGGCCGAGCGGCTGGGTCTGCGCCCGGAGACGGTGAAGGGGTACCTACGGTCGGCGATGCGGAAGCTGGGCGCCCATACGCGGCTGGAGGCAGTGGTGGCGGCGCGGCGGGCGGGATTGCTGCCGTAG
- the gcl gene encoding glyoxylate carboligase, translating to MARMTAARAAVEILKREGVSDAFGVPGAAINPFYAALKASGGISHTLARHVEGASHMAEGYTRTHPGNIGVCIGTSGPAGTDMITGLYSAIGDSIPILCITGQAPTAVIHKEDFQAVDIASIAKPVTKMAVTVLEAAQVPGVFQQAFHLMRSGRPGPVLIDLPIDVQLTEIEFDPETYEPLAAYKPAATRAQVEKAIGLLGESERPLIVAGGGVINADASELLVEFAELTGVPVVPTLMGWGILPDDHELNAGMVGLQTSHRYGNATFLESDFVLGIGNRWANRHTGKLDVYTAGRKFVHVDIEPTQIGKIFAPDYGIASDAKAALELFVEVARELKAAGRLPDRSAWAASAQERKATLQRRTHFDNIPIKPQRVYEEMNKAFGPETRYVTTIGLSQIAGAQMLHVYRPRHWINCGQAGPLGWTVPAALGVAKADPDAQVVALSGDYDFQFMLEELAVGAQHKIPYVHVLVNNAYLGLIRQAQIGLDINFQVNLEFENINSPELGVYGVDHVKVVEGLGCKAIRVTDPSELGAAFEQAKKLAAEFQVPVVVEAILERVTNIAMSKTNDISNVVEFEELATEPGHAPTSIRTLKV from the coding sequence ATGGCTCGTATGACCGCTGCCCGCGCGGCAGTCGAGATCCTCAAGCGCGAAGGCGTCAGCGACGCGTTCGGCGTCCCGGGCGCGGCGATCAACCCCTTCTACGCCGCCCTCAAGGCCTCCGGTGGGATCAGCCACACCCTCGCCCGCCACGTCGAGGGTGCCTCGCACATGGCCGAGGGCTACACCCGGACCCATCCGGGCAACATCGGCGTCTGCATCGGCACCTCGGGGCCGGCCGGCACCGACATGATCACGGGGCTTTACTCCGCGATCGGCGACTCCATCCCGATCCTCTGCATCACCGGCCAGGCGCCGACCGCCGTGATCCACAAAGAGGACTTCCAGGCGGTCGACATCGCCTCGATCGCCAAGCCGGTCACGAAGATGGCGGTCACCGTGCTGGAGGCGGCCCAGGTCCCGGGCGTCTTCCAGCAGGCGTTCCACCTGATGCGCTCCGGCCGTCCGGGCCCGGTCCTCATCGACCTGCCCATCGACGTCCAGCTCACCGAGATCGAGTTCGACCCGGAGACGTACGAGCCGCTGGCCGCCTACAAGCCCGCCGCCACCCGCGCCCAGGTCGAGAAGGCGATCGGACTGCTGGGTGAGTCCGAGCGGCCGCTGATCGTCGCGGGCGGCGGTGTCATCAACGCCGACGCCTCCGAACTCCTGGTGGAATTCGCCGAGTTGACCGGTGTCCCGGTCGTCCCGACCCTGATGGGCTGGGGCATCCTGCCCGACGACCACGAGCTGAACGCCGGCATGGTCGGCCTGCAGACCTCGCACCGCTACGGCAACGCGACCTTCCTGGAGTCCGACTTCGTCCTCGGTATCGGCAACCGCTGGGCCAACCGGCACACCGGCAAGCTGGACGTCTACACGGCCGGACGGAAGTTCGTGCACGTCGACATCGAGCCCACCCAGATCGGCAAGATCTTCGCCCCGGACTACGGCATCGCCTCCGACGCGAAGGCCGCGCTGGAGCTGTTCGTCGAGGTGGCACGGGAGTTGAAGGCGGCGGGCAGGCTCCCCGACCGCTCCGCGTGGGCGGCGTCGGCCCAGGAGCGGAAGGCAACTCTCCAGCGCCGTACGCACTTCGACAACATCCCGATCAAGCCGCAGCGCGTCTACGAGGAGATGAACAAGGCCTTCGGCCCCGAGACCCGCTACGTCACCACCATCGGGCTCTCGCAGATCGCCGGCGCCCAGATGCTGCACGTCTACCGGCCCCGCCACTGGATCAACTGCGGCCAGGCGGGCCCCCTCGGCTGGACCGTCCCGGCCGCCCTCGGCGTCGCCAAGGCCGACCCGGACGCCCAGGTCGTCGCGCTCTCCGGCGACTACGACTTCCAGTTCATGCTGGAGGAACTGGCCGTCGGTGCGCAGCACAAGATCCCGTACGTCCATGTCCTGGTGAACAACGCCTACTTGGGCCTCATCCGGCAGGCGCAGATCGGCCTGGACATCAACTTCCAGGTCAACCTGGAGTTCGAGAACATCAACTCCCCGGAACTGGGCGTCTACGGCGTCGACCACGTCAAGGTCGTCGAGGGCCTCGGCTGCAAGGCGATCCGGGTCACCGACCCCAGCGAGCTCGGCGCGGCCTTCGAGCAGGCCAAGAAGCTCGCCGCCGAGTTCCAGGTGCCGGTCGTCGTCGAGGCGATCCTGGAGCGTGTCACCAACATCGCCATGAGCAAGACGAACGACATCAGCAACGTGGTGGAGTTCGAGGAACTCGCGACCGAGCCGGGCCACGCGCCCACCTCGATCAGGACGCTGAAGGTCTGA
- a CDS encoding AMP-binding protein, whose translation MTSELSYTHGTSETVLLGDTIGASLDRAVAAWPDREALVDVPSGRRWTYTQFAADVDQLAWALLASGVGKGDRVGIWAVNCPEWVLVQYATARIGAIMVNINPAYRTHEVEYVLGQAGISLLVASLSHKASDYRGMVDQVRGKCPQLRETVYIGDPSWDALMRRGTPDLHEEFRARGSELSCDDPINIQYTSGTTGFPKGATLSHHNILNNGYFVGELIAYSEQDRICIPVPFYHCFGMVMGNLAATSHGACMVIPAPSFDPAATLRAVQQERCTSLYGVPTMFIAELNLPDFATYDLASLRTGIMAGSPCPVEVMKRVVAEMHMAEVSICYGMTETSPVSLQTRRDDDLEHRTATVGRVLPHLEVKVVDPDGVTQPRGTSGELCTRGYSVMLGYWQEPLKTAEAIDPGRWMHTGDLAVMRDDGYVEIVGRIKDMIIRGGENIYPREIEEFLYAHPKIADVQVVGIPHERYGEEVLACVIPRDPADPLTLDELRAFCEGQLAHYKIPSRLRILESFPMTVSGKVRKIELREGYGE comes from the coding sequence GTGACCTCGGAACTGTCGTACACGCACGGAACCAGCGAGACCGTCCTGCTCGGGGACACCATCGGGGCCAGCCTGGACCGGGCGGTCGCGGCCTGGCCGGACCGTGAGGCGCTCGTCGACGTGCCGTCCGGGCGGCGCTGGACGTACACGCAATTCGCCGCGGACGTCGACCAGTTGGCGTGGGCGCTGCTGGCCAGTGGGGTCGGCAAGGGCGACCGGGTCGGGATCTGGGCGGTCAACTGCCCTGAGTGGGTGCTCGTCCAGTACGCCACCGCCCGCATCGGCGCGATCATGGTGAACATCAACCCGGCCTACCGCACCCATGAGGTCGAGTACGTCCTGGGGCAGGCCGGCATCTCGCTGCTTGTCGCCTCCCTCAGCCACAAGGCGAGCGACTACCGTGGCATGGTCGACCAAGTGCGCGGGAAATGCCCGCAGTTGCGCGAGACGGTCTACATCGGCGACCCGAGCTGGGATGCCCTGATGCGCCGCGGCACGCCCGATCTTCATGAGGAATTCCGGGCCCGCGGGAGCGAATTGTCCTGCGACGACCCGATCAACATCCAGTACACCTCGGGCACGACGGGCTTTCCCAAGGGGGCCACCCTCTCCCACCACAACATCCTCAACAACGGTTATTTCGTCGGGGAGTTGATCGCCTATTCCGAGCAGGACCGGATCTGTATTCCGGTGCCCTTCTATCACTGCTTCGGCATGGTGATGGGCAACCTCGCCGCCACCTCGCACGGCGCGTGCATGGTCATCCCCGCGCCCTCCTTCGACCCGGCGGCGACGCTCCGCGCGGTCCAGCAGGAGCGCTGCACCTCGCTGTACGGCGTACCGACCATGTTCATCGCGGAGTTGAACCTCCCCGACTTCGCGACGTACGACCTCGCGTCCCTGCGCACCGGGATCATGGCGGGTTCGCCCTGCCCGGTCGAGGTGATGAAGCGGGTGGTCGCCGAGATGCACATGGCGGAGGTGTCCATCTGCTACGGCATGACGGAGACGTCCCCGGTCTCGCTCCAGACACGCAGGGACGACGACCTGGAGCACCGCACCGCCACCGTCGGCCGCGTGCTCCCGCATCTGGAGGTGAAGGTCGTCGACCCGGACGGCGTGACCCAGCCGCGCGGCACCTCCGGCGAGCTGTGCACCCGCGGTTACAGCGTCATGCTCGGCTACTGGCAGGAGCCCCTGAAGACCGCCGAGGCCATCGACCCCGGCCGCTGGATGCACACCGGGGACCTCGCGGTGATGCGCGACGACGGCTATGTCGAGATCGTCGGCCGCATCAAGGACATGATCATCCGCGGCGGCGAGAACATCTACCCGCGAGAGATCGAGGAGTTCCTCTACGCCCACCCGAAGATCGCCGACGTACAGGTGGTCGGCATCCCCCATGAGCGCTACGGCGAGGAGGTCCTCGCCTGCGTCATCCCCCGCGACCCGGCGGACCCACTCACCCTGGACGAACTACGGGCCTTCTGCGAGGGGCAGTTGGCGCACTACAAGATCCCCAGCAGGCTGCGGATCCTGGAGTCCTTCCCGATGACCGTCTCCGGGAAGGTCCGGAAGATCGAACTGCGGGAAGGGTACGGCGAGTAA
- a CDS encoding response regulator translates to MSGHSAVRVVIADDHPMFRYGLRAVLVEGTEVEVVGEAASGEELLTVVDRTRPDVVLTDLAMPGLDGAGATRSLLSRHPDLGVLVLTMHEDDQALMGALRAGARGYLLKGADRTEIVRAVLAVASGDAVYGEAVARRIVAFFTGAHRDYAAQVFPELTEREREVLGLLATGCGNHEIARRLVLSEKTVRNHVSAVLFKLRVRDRAAAVAKARDAGLGT, encoded by the coding sequence GTGAGCGGACACTCCGCGGTCCGGGTGGTCATCGCCGACGACCACCCCATGTTCCGCTACGGCCTCAGAGCCGTACTCGTCGAAGGGACCGAGGTCGAGGTCGTCGGCGAGGCGGCCAGTGGTGAGGAACTCCTCACGGTCGTCGACCGGACGAGGCCCGACGTCGTCCTGACCGACCTGGCCATGCCCGGGCTCGACGGCGCGGGCGCCACCCGTTCCCTCCTCTCACGCCATCCGGACCTGGGCGTCCTGGTGCTCACCATGCACGAGGACGACCAGGCGCTGATGGGTGCGCTCCGCGCCGGGGCCCGCGGCTATCTGCTCAAGGGTGCCGACCGTACGGAGATCGTCCGGGCGGTGCTGGCCGTCGCCTCCGGGGACGCGGTGTACGGCGAGGCCGTCGCCCGCCGGATCGTCGCCTTCTTCACCGGCGCCCACCGGGACTACGCGGCCCAGGTCTTCCCCGAACTCACCGAGCGCGAACGGGAGGTGCTCGGGCTGCTCGCCACCGGCTGCGGCAACCACGAGATCGCCCGGCGGCTCGTCCTGTCGGAGAAGACCGTCCGCAACCATGTGTCGGCCGTCCTGTTCAAGCTGCGGGTACGCGACCGCGCCGCCGCGGTCGCCAAGGCACGTGACGCCGGACTGGGCACCTGA
- a CDS encoding AMP-binding protein: MTATTSATDGFRAARDFLLEHREDYATAYEGFSWPRPDYFNWALDWFDVIARGNDRTALHIVEEDGERAEFSFAALSERSNRVANWLRARGVRAEDRILVMLGNQVELWEIALAAMKLRAVVIPATTLLGPADLRDRIERGRVRHVIVRAEDTEKFDEVPGAYTRIAVGGQRPGWQSYDEVYGADAAFVPDAPTRSDDPLMLYFTSGTTARPKLVEHTHVSYPIGHLATMYWIGLKPGDVHLNISSPGWAKHAWSNLFAPWNAEATVFIHNYTRFDAARLMAEMDRAGVTTFCAPPTVWRMLIQADLTQLRTPPREAVAAGEPLNPEVIEQVRRAWGVTIRDGFGQTETAVQVSNSPGQELKTGSMGRPSPGFRITLLDPVSGAPGAEEGEISVELSGRPVGVMTGYHGDADRTAESMAGGYYRTGDIGARDADGYITYVGRADDVFKASDYKISPFELESALLEHEAVAEAAVVPAPDELRLSVPKAYVVLAEGWEPGPDTAKVLFEHSRTVLAPYKRIRRLEFGALPKTVSGKIRRIELREATAAGSSDEYREEDFR, encoded by the coding sequence ATGACGGCGACGACGAGTGCGACGGACGGCTTCCGCGCCGCGCGGGACTTCCTGCTGGAGCACCGCGAGGACTACGCCACGGCCTACGAGGGCTTCAGCTGGCCCCGCCCCGACTACTTCAACTGGGCCCTCGACTGGTTCGACGTCATCGCCCGCGGCAACGACCGCACCGCCCTGCACATCGTCGAGGAGGACGGCGAGCGCGCCGAGTTCTCCTTCGCCGCGCTGTCGGAGCGCTCGAACCGGGTGGCCAACTGGCTGCGCGCACGGGGCGTCCGCGCCGAGGACCGCATCCTCGTCATGCTCGGCAACCAGGTTGAACTGTGGGAGATCGCCCTCGCTGCGATGAAGCTGCGCGCCGTCGTCATCCCGGCCACCACCCTGCTCGGCCCCGCCGATCTGCGCGACCGCATCGAGCGCGGCCGCGTGCGGCACGTGATCGTGCGGGCCGAGGACACCGAGAAGTTCGACGAGGTGCCGGGCGCCTACACCCGGATCGCCGTCGGCGGTCAGCGGCCGGGCTGGCAGTCGTACGACGAGGTCTACGGCGCCGACGCGGCCTTCGTGCCGGACGCGCCCACCCGTTCGGACGACCCGCTGATGCTCTACTTCACCTCGGGCACCACCGCCCGCCCCAAACTCGTCGAGCACACCCACGTCTCGTACCCGATCGGGCACCTCGCCACGATGTACTGGATCGGGCTGAAACCCGGCGACGTGCACCTCAACATCTCCTCGCCCGGCTGGGCCAAGCACGCCTGGTCGAACCTCTTCGCGCCCTGGAACGCCGAGGCGACCGTCTTCATCCACAACTACACGCGCTTCGACGCGGCCCGCCTGATGGCGGAGATGGACCGCGCGGGCGTGACCACCTTCTGCGCGCCGCCCACCGTGTGGCGCATGCTCATCCAGGCCGACCTGACCCAGCTGCGGACACCGCCGCGCGAGGCGGTCGCGGCGGGGGAGCCGCTGAACCCCGAGGTCATCGAGCAGGTGCGGCGCGCCTGGGGCGTCACCATCCGGGACGGCTTCGGGCAGACCGAGACCGCCGTCCAGGTCTCCAACAGCCCCGGCCAGGAGCTGAAGACCGGGTCCATGGGGCGGCCCAGCCCCGGCTTCCGGATCACGTTGCTCGACCCGGTGTCGGGTGCGCCGGGCGCGGAGGAGGGCGAGATCTCCGTCGAACTGTCCGGCCGGCCCGTCGGCGTGATGACCGGCTACCACGGCGACGCCGACCGTACGGCGGAGTCGATGGCCGGCGGCTACTACCGCACCGGCGACATCGGCGCCCGCGACGCGGACGGCTACATCACCTACGTCGGCCGCGCCGACGACGTCTTCAAGGCCTCCGACTACAAGATCTCCCCCTTCGAGCTGGAGAGCGCGCTGCTGGAGCACGAGGCGGTGGCCGAGGCGGCCGTGGTGCCCGCGCCCGACGAACTGCGGCTGTCCGTGCCCAAGGCGTATGTCGTGCTGGCGGAGGGCTGGGAGCCGGGCCCGGACACCGCGAAGGTGCTCTTCGAGCACTCCCGCACGGTGCTCGCGCCGTACAAGCGCATCCGCCGCCTGGAGTTCGGCGCGCTCCCCAAGACCGTGTCCGGCAAGATCCGCCGGATCGAGCTGCGCGAGGCCACGGCCGCGGGCTCGTCGGACGAGTACCGCGAGGAGGACTTCCGGTGA
- a CDS encoding GAF domain-containing sensor histidine kinase, producing the protein MRAVVGAGVFMAVASVAFAGWTSTLTHAGRLGPAGSGLWVAAIGGASVVWALTGAVLALLRPRNIVGWLFLGVGVTSACEVGLVAYGGYGTGTADPAWPAAHAAVFLAGGMFVPGWVVPPTVLMAFYPDGRLPERWWRAPVAAATAGIVVLTLTSPFDPEPHGYFFPHGPPPAHLPPAVLTVLLEGVCLPLVVLSGTAIWIGTLVRLARARSPQRQQLALLVCLEGFQVVAIVLTVPDVPRSVIAATLPLAMTVGVLRYRLLGIETVLRRGLVYGALTGGVIVVYLAATAVVGSALDSRPLPGVVAAALVAVLLSPMRDRLQRAADRFVYGARQDPLRAVTKLGDEIAGAEELDLLSAALRVVVGALRAPGAVVVGSGGRVLNSVGAQPVVGRATPLRVGGRDVGILTVADRTPAEAYSDAELRLLTALALQIAVLVRALELTEALEAERDRVVTATRGERARLQHDLHDGLGPSLSGMGLGLQALSEALARGDRATCEELLDRIRAEVALSIGEIRRIIDGLRPTVLDALGLIGAVREQARTVSLVVPVDVTTALLPRLPPDVETAAYRIVTEALTNTVRHACARRAGVAIGWDGTSLRVVVTDDGRGVSEAAVGVGLASMRRRTEALHGVLTITSTSAGTTVDATFPVREA; encoded by the coding sequence GTGCGTGCGGTCGTCGGAGCCGGGGTGTTCATGGCCGTCGCCTCGGTGGCCTTCGCGGGCTGGACGTCGACGCTGACGCACGCCGGACGCCTGGGGCCCGCCGGATCCGGGCTGTGGGTGGCCGCCATCGGCGGAGCCAGCGTGGTCTGGGCGCTGACCGGTGCGGTGCTCGCGCTGCTGCGCCCGCGCAACATCGTGGGGTGGCTGTTCCTCGGGGTCGGTGTGACGTCGGCCTGTGAGGTGGGGCTCGTGGCGTACGGCGGATACGGCACGGGCACGGCCGACCCGGCGTGGCCGGCCGCTCATGCCGCCGTGTTCCTGGCCGGCGGGATGTTCGTGCCCGGCTGGGTGGTCCCGCCCACCGTGCTGATGGCCTTCTATCCGGACGGCAGGCTCCCGGAACGCTGGTGGCGTGCGCCCGTCGCCGCGGCCACCGCGGGGATCGTCGTGCTCACCCTCACCTCGCCCTTCGACCCGGAACCCCACGGCTACTTCTTCCCCCACGGGCCCCCTCCGGCGCACCTGCCGCCCGCCGTGCTCACGGTGCTGCTCGAAGGGGTGTGCCTGCCCCTTGTCGTCCTCTCCGGCACGGCGATCTGGATCGGCACCCTCGTCCGACTGGCTCGCGCCCGGTCGCCCCAGCGCCAGCAACTGGCCCTGCTGGTCTGCCTGGAGGGCTTCCAGGTCGTCGCGATCGTCCTCACGGTGCCGGACGTGCCGCGTTCCGTGATCGCCGCGACACTGCCGCTGGCCATGACGGTCGGCGTGCTGCGCTACCGGCTGCTGGGCATCGAGACGGTGCTGCGCCGGGGGCTCGTCTACGGGGCGCTGACCGGCGGCGTGATCGTGGTCTATCTGGCGGCGACGGCGGTGGTCGGCTCGGCCCTGGACAGCCGTCCGCTGCCCGGAGTGGTGGCCGCTGCGCTGGTCGCCGTGCTGCTGTCCCCGATGCGCGACCGGCTGCAACGGGCGGCGGACCGCTTCGTCTACGGCGCGCGACAGGATCCGCTGCGCGCGGTCACGAAGCTCGGGGACGAGATCGCCGGCGCGGAGGAGCTCGACCTGCTGTCGGCCGCGCTGCGGGTCGTCGTCGGTGCGCTGCGCGCGCCGGGTGCCGTGGTGGTGGGGAGCGGCGGCCGGGTGCTCAACTCGGTGGGGGCGCAGCCCGTCGTGGGCCGGGCGACGCCGTTGCGGGTCGGCGGCCGGGACGTCGGCATCCTGACGGTGGCCGACCGCACACCGGCCGAGGCCTACAGCGACGCCGAGCTGCGCCTGCTCACCGCGCTGGCCCTGCAGATCGCGGTCCTCGTGCGCGCGCTCGAACTCACCGAGGCACTGGAGGCGGAGCGGGACCGGGTGGTGACCGCCACCCGCGGCGAGCGCGCCCGGCTCCAGCACGACCTGCATGACGGACTCGGCCCCTCCCTGTCCGGGATGGGACTGGGCCTCCAGGCGCTCTCCGAGGCGCTGGCCCGGGGAGACAGGGCCACCTGCGAGGAACTGCTGGACCGTATCCGGGCCGAGGTCGCTCTGTCGATCGGGGAGATCCGCCGGATCATCGACGGACTGCGCCCCACGGTGCTGGACGCGCTGGGGCTGATCGGTGCCGTACGGGAACAGGCCAGGACCGTGTCGCTGGTGGTGCCCGTCGACGTCACCACCGCCCTGCTGCCGAGGCTGCCGCCGGACGTGGAGACCGCCGCCTACCGCATCGTGACGGAGGCGCTGACCAACACCGTTCGTCATGCGTGTGCCCGCCGGGCCGGGGTCGCCATCGGATGGGACGGTACGTCACTGCGGGTGGTGGTGACCGACGACGGCCGCGGTGTGTCCGAGGCGGCCGTGGGCGTCGGCCTCGCCTCCATGCGACGGCGGACGGAGGCACTCCACGGCGTTCTGACCATCACGTCCACGAGCGCGGGCACCACCGTGGACGCGACGTTTCCCGTGCGGGAGGCGTGA